The Megalobrama amblycephala isolate DHTTF-2021 unplaced genomic scaffold, ASM1881202v1 scaffold331, whole genome shotgun sequence genome contains a region encoding:
- the LOC125261139 gene encoding microfibril-associated glycoprotein 4-like, protein MIVLLCLSAVFPVLMGTEVVNSNCFLATDCSDVYSSDKTSSGVYTVSSIDGPVQIYCDMIPSGENHSKGNWTVILRRMDGEVNFFRPWDSYKQGFGNKEGEHWLGLEFIHLLTRRNRYKLRVDLEDFDGTKAYAVYESFSVDAESDGYKLHVSGFVDGGAGDSLSYHNGMKFSTFDKDQDLSSSNCALIRPGGFWFKDCYKTNPTGPYMWGKDDAKSLYIAANWYYWKNNWNSLKAITMKITRVM, encoded by the exons ATGatt GTGTTGCTGTGTTTGTCCGCGGTGTTTCCCGTGTTGATGGGGACTGAAGTGGTCAACTCTAATTGCTTTCTTGCCACTGATTGCTCTGATGTTTATTCAAGTGATAAAACCAGCAGTGGCGTGTACACCGTCTCCTCAATAGATGGACCGGTGCAGATCTACTGTGACATGATCCCCAGCGGAGAAAATCACAGCAAAGGCAACTGGACG GTGATTCTCAGGCGAATGGACGGCGAGGTGAATTTCTTTAGGCCATGGGACAGTTATAAACAGGGTTTTGGTAATAAAGAAGGTGAACACTGGCTGG GTTTAGAGTTTATTCACCTGCTGACACGCAGGAATCGGTATAAACTGAGAGTAGATCTGGAGGACTTTGATGGGACGAAGGCTTACGCTGTGTACGAGTCCTTCTCTGTGGATGCCGAGTCTGATGGGTACAAACTGCATGTCAGCGGCTTTGTAGATGGAGGAGCAG GTGACTCTTTGAGTTACCACAATGGAATGAAGTTCTCCACCTTTGACAAAGACCAAGACCTTTCAAGCAGTAACTGTGCTTTAATACGCCCAGGAGGGTTTTGGTTTAAAGATTGTTATAAAACAAACCCCACTGGTCCTTATATGTGGGGGAAAGATGATGCTAAAAGCTTGTATATTGCAGCCAACTGGTACTACTGGAAGAACAACTGGAACTCTCTGAAGGCCATCACCATGAAGATCACACGTGTGATGTAG